The following proteins are encoded in a genomic region of Oreochromis aureus strain Israel breed Guangdong linkage group 8, ZZ_aureus, whole genome shotgun sequence:
- the ch25h gene encoding cholesterol 25-hydroxylase-like protein: MAMLLQPLWTFVLGHAPLLRSPFFPVLFSLSVYLSFCLPFLLLDTLSTRWAWVLRYKLQPQSSISWSSVRRCLALTLYNHLVFIFPLTVLHWYLRRVHLPEEAPPLPRLLAQVLVCLLLFDFQSFTWHLLHHRVPWLYRTFHKVHHTYTSTSALTAEYSGAWETLSLGLFAAANPLLLGCHPLTELAFFVVNIWLSVEDHCGYDLPWATHRLVPLGLYGGARHHDLHHLKSKCNFAPYFTHWDRLAGTLQTQD, from the exons ATGGCGATgctgctgcagcctctgtggACCTTTGTGCTGGGACACGCCCCCCTCCTGCGCTCGCCCTTCTTCCCCGTGCTCTTCTCGCTCTCCGTCTACCTGTCCTTCTGCCTGCCCTTCCTGCTGCTGGACACGCTGTCCACCAGGTGGGCGTGGGTGCTCAGGTACaagctgcagcctcagagctCCATCAGCTGGTCGTCGGTGCGGCGCTGCCTGGCTCTGACGCTCTACAACCACCTGGTCTTCATCTTCCCGCTCACCGTGCTGCACTGGTACCTGAGGCGGGTCCACCTGCCCGAGGAGGCCCCGCCCCTTCCGCGCCTGCTGGCTCAGGTGCTCGTGTGCCTGCTGCTCTTTGACTTCCAGAGCTTCACCTGGCACCTGCTGCACCACCGAGTGCCCTGGCTCTACCGCACCTTCCACAAG gtgCACCACACCTACACTTCCACCTCCGCCCTCACCGCCGAGTACTCGGGCGCCTGGGAGACCCTCAGCCTGGGCCTGTTCGCCGCCGCCAACCCCCTCCTGCTGGGCTGCCACCCGCTCACCGAGCTCGCCTTCTTCGTGGTCAACATCTGGCTGTCGGTGGAGGATCACTGCGGCTACGATCTGCCGTGGGCCACGCACCGCCTGGTGCCGCTGGGGCTGTACGGCGGGGCGCGCCACCACGACCTCCACCACCTCAAGTCCAAGTGCAACTTTGCGCCGTACTTCACCCACTGGGACCGCCTGGCCGGGACGCTGCAGACGCAGGACTGA